Proteins encoded in a region of the Nicotiana tomentosiformis chromosome 9, ASM39032v3, whole genome shotgun sequence genome:
- the LOC104086329 gene encoding uncharacterized protein: MGTEVLRPQNCLREPQPATVFHRRKTGNGYYNNYGYRKPVVRTEKKKLNNKSQNQNQNHSEPLISRRSSAEGGKVTGYVTILRRGESLDSLNPKIGSGKKKSELTVYGTGRLGPEQPGMVPKQIRVGFSPADMYAGSAAFSNSPSPRSLPLPSFFNNSKKQVEFKSFDDFATRDLRRLLRLE; the protein is encoded by the coding sequence ATGGGAACGGAAGTATTGAGGCCACAAAATTGTTTAAGGGAACCTCAGCCGGCGACGGTGTTTCATCGTCGGAAAACCGGAAATGGGTATTATAACAACTACGGCTACCGGAAGCCGGTGGTCAGAACGGAGAAGAAGAAATTGAACAACAAGAGCCAGAACCAGAACCAAAACCATTCTGAGCCGTTGATATCGAGGAGATCGTCGGCCGAAGGTGGAAAAGTGACGGGCTACGTCACGATTTTAAGAAGGGGCGAGTCGTTGGATTCTCTAAACCCGAAGATCGGGTCGGGTAAGAAGAAATCTGAGTTGACGGTTTACGGAACCGGAAGATTGGGTCCAGAGCAACCCGGAATGGTGCCGAAGCAAATTCGGGTCGGGTTTTCCCCGGCCGACATGTACGCCGGATCGGCAGCGTTCTCGAATTCGCCGTCGCCGAGATCACTTCCTTTACCTTCTTTTTTTAACAACAGCAAAAAGCAAGTAGAGTTCAAGTCGTTTGATGATTTTGCCACCAGAGATTTAAGGCGGTTGCTCCGACTTGAGTAG